A stretch of the Nicotiana tabacum cultivar K326 chromosome 6, ASM71507v2, whole genome shotgun sequence genome encodes the following:
- the LOC107779932 gene encoding protein RETICULATA-RELATED 5, chloroplastic-like has protein sequence MKAHSTSRCISFRSLQLHVPPATLLRRKHIFKRLNFHVSISVRCSADGTDNSAEVISSSATRRNVLLMPLLTIGACALRSAVSRADDKPPPESTPSTPVTTAETPSPAPAVKAEEKKEEVINSRIYDATVIGEPLALGKDKKKVWEKLMNARVVYLGEAEQVPTRDDKELELEIVKNMRKRCAEAERPISLALEAFPSNLQQQLNQYIARRIDGESLKSYVAHWPTQYWQEYEPLLSYCRDNGVRLVACGLPLEVLRTVQAEGIQGLSKADHKKYAPPAGSGFISGFTSMSRRSSIDVNLLNQPTPFGPSSYLSAQARVVEEYNMSQIVLQAVMDDGAAGMLVVVTGATHVMYGSRGTGVPARISRKIQKKNQIVLLLDPERQWLRREGEVPVADFLWYSAARPCSRNCFDRAEIARVMNAAGRRRDALPQDLQNGLDRGLVSPEVLQNFFDLEQYPFISELTHRFQGFRERLLADPKFLHRLAIEESISITTTLLAQYEKRRENFFEELDYVITDTARGIVVDFFTVWLPAPTISFLPVADDVDAPKSVEALKGLLGSIPDNAFQKNLAGKDWNMSHRVASVLVGGLKLTGVGFVSSIGAVASSNILYAIRKALNPTFTTIQKSKRSPILKTALVYSSFLGTSANLRYQVIAGLVEHRIADQLADQTLLVNMLSFVVRTINSYWGTQQWIDLARLTGLQAQKSEQVSDLAPDSANPAAVGCNTPEDTNIDEINNQ, from the exons ATGAAGGCCCACTCAACAAGCCGTTGTATCTCTTTTAGATCACTTCAACTACATGTTCCACCGGCTACTTTACTCCGGCGGAAACATATATTCAAAAGACTCAATTTCCACGTCAGCATTTCAGTCCGTTGTTCGGCCGACGGTACCGATAACTCCGCCGAGGTAATTAGTTCCTCGGCTACAAGGCGTAATGTACTGCTCATGCCTTTACTTACAATCGGAGCTTGTGCTCTTCGGTCGGCAGTGTCCAGAGCGGACGACAAGCCGCCGCCGGAGAGTACGCCGTCTACTCCGGTGACTACAGCTGAGACTCCGTCGCCTGCTCCGGCAGTTAAGGCGGAGGAAAAGAAAGAGGAAGTGATAAATTCGAGGATTTATGACGCGACGGTAATAGGAGAGCCGTTGGCTTTGGGGAAGGACAAGAAGAAGGTGTGGGAGAAGCTCATGAATGCTCGGGTTGTGTATTTAGGCGAAGCCGAGCAAGTTCCGACTCGAGATGATAAGGAATTGGAGCTGGAGATTGTGAAGAATATGAGGAAGAGATGCGCTGAAGCAGAGCGACCCATTTCATTGGCTTTAGAAGCATTTCCCTCTAATTTACAACAACAACTCAATCAATACATCGCTAGAAG GATAGATGGAGAGAGTTTAAAATCTTATGTAGCACATTGGCCAACTCAATATTGGCAGGAGTATGAGCCCTTACTAAGTTATTGTCGCGACAATGGGGTTCGGCTGGTCGCATGTGGTTTGCCGCTAGAG GTCCTACGAACAGTTCAAGCAGAAGGTATTCAGGGGCTTTCAAAAGCTGATCATAAGAAATATGCTCCTCCAGCTGGTTCAGGTTTCATCTCAGGCTTTACGTCAATGTCACGCAGATCATCCATTGATGTAAATCTGCTGAACCAGCCTACTCCTTTTGGACCAAGCTCGTATCTCTCTGCACAAGCAAGAGTTGTTGAGGAGTACAACATGTCCCAGATAGTTTTACAAGCAGTGATGGATGATGGAGCAGCTGGTATGCTTGTTGTTGTCACAGGTGCTACCCATGTCATGTATGGATCAAGAGGGACTGGAGTGCCTGCTAGAATTTCAAGGAAgatacaaaagaaaaatcaaattgttTTACTACTTGACCCTGAAAGACAATGGTTAAGGAGGGAGGGAGAAGTTCCTGTTGCTGATTTCTTGTGGTACTCCGCAGCTAGACCTTGTAGCAGAAATTGTTTTGATCGTGCAGAAATTGCCCGTGTGATGAATGCAGCTGGCAGGAGACGAGATGCCTTACCACAG gaTCTTCAAAATGGATTAGATCGTGGTCTGGTGTCTCCGGAAGTGCTGCAGAACTTTTTTGATCTAGAGCAATATCCTTTCATTTCAGAATTAACTCATCGCTTTCAG GGTTTTAGAGAGAGATTGTTGGCCGATCCTAAATTTCTACATCGATTAGCTATTGAAGAAAGTATATCAATAACAACAACTCTCTTGGCACAGTATGAGAAACGTAGAGAAAATTTCTTTGAAGAGCTTGATTATGTTATTACAGACACTGCCAGGGGTATAGTCGTGGATTTTTTCACAGTGTGGCTTCCTGCTCCAACGATTTCTTTCTTGCCAGTTGCTGATGATGTTGATGCGCCTAAGAGCGTGGAAGCATTGAAAGGCCTCCTGGGTTCTATCCCAGATAATGCTTTTCAGAAAAATCTTGCTGGGAAGGATTGGAATATGAGCCACAGAGTTGCATCTGTGCTTGTTGGTGGCCTTAAATTGACCGGTGTAGGATTTGTTTCTAGCATCGGCGCAGTGGCTTCATCAAATATCTTGTATGCAATACGCAAAGCCTTAAATCCGACCTTTACTACTATCCAAAAGAGCAAGCGGTCTCCAATACTGAAAACAGCGCTTGTGTATTCATCATTTCTTGGTACATCTGCAAATCTACGGTATCAG GTTATTGCAGGATTAGTAGAACACCGGATTGCAGATCAATTAGCGGACCAAACATTACTTGTAAATATGCTATCTTTTGTTGTTCGAACGATCAACTCCTACTGGGGAACCCAG CAATGGATCGACCTTGCACGGCTTACAGGATTGCAGGCTCAAAAGAGTGAGCAAGTTTCGGATCTTGCTCCAGATTCAGCAAATCCTGCTGCCGTTGGTTGCAATACACCAGAAGATACCAATATTGACGAAATCAACAATCAATAG
- the LOC107779931 gene encoding arogenate dehydrogenase 1, chloroplastic isoform X1, giving the protein MSPSSSSSSSQQRTMRIGIIGFGPFAQFLTKTMIKQGHIIRATSRSDYSDLCANLGILFFRDMGAFLESDNEVIIISTSILSLSRVVESIPFHCLKRPTLFVDVLSVKEHPKDVLLRILPEECDLLCTHPMFGPQSGKDGWTDLTFMYDMIRIRDKSLCSSFLQIFSSEGCKMLEMTCEEHDKLAARSQFLTHTIGRILSEMEVEPTPIDTKGFQKLVQVKESSVRDSFDLFSGLFIHNRFARQQVQMKNLEVAVEKTKQKLEERSKELQDPIISKF; this is encoded by the exons AtgtctccttcatcttcttcttcgtcttcccAACAAAGAACTATGCGTATAGGCATAATTGGATTTGGTCCTTTCGCACAGTTTTTGACCAAAACCATGATAAAACAAGGCCATATAATCAGGGCTACTTCTAGATCAGATTATTCAGACTTGTGCGCAAATTTGGGTATCCTATTCTTCAG GGATATGGGTGCATTTCTTGAATCAGACAATGAGGTTATTATAATTAGCACGTCGATACTGTCTCTATCACGAGTTGTAGAGTCCATACCATTCCATTGTCTCAAGCGGCCTACACTTTTCGTTGATGTACTCTCAGTTAAAGAACACCCAAAAGATGTCCTTTTGCGA ATATTGCCCGAGGAGTGCGACTTGCTGTGTACTCACCCAATGTTTGGACCACAAAGTGGAAAAGATGGATGGACTGATTTGACTTTTATGTACGACATGATTCGAATTAGAGATAAATCTCTGTGTTCCAGTTTTCTGCAAATATTCTCAAGTGAG GGGTGCAAAATGCTGGAAATGACTTGTGAAGAGCATGACAAATTGGCTGCTCGAAGTCAATTTCTGACTCACACAATTGGCAG GATCTTATCCGAAATGGAGGTTGAACCCACCCCCATAGACACGAAGGGATTTCAGAAACTTGTTCAAGTG AAGGAGAGCTCAGTTAGAGATAGTTTTGATCTATTCAGCGGGCTATTCATACACAATAGGTTTGCCAGGCAACAG GTGCAGATGAAAAATTTAGAAGTAGCAGTGGAGAAAACTAAACAGAAGCTTGAAGAGAGGTCGAAGGAGCTGCAGGATCCTATCATATCTAAGTTCTAG
- the LOC107779931 gene encoding arogenate dehydrogenase 1, chloroplastic isoform X2 has translation MSPSSSSSSSQQRTMRIGIIGFGPFAQFLTKTMIKQGHIIRATSRSDYSDLCANLGILFFRDMGAFLESDNEVIIISTSILSLSRVVESIPFHCLKRPTLFVDVLSVKEHPKDVLLRILPEECDLLCTHPMFGPQSGKDGWTDLTFMYDMIRIRDKSLCSSFLQIFSSEGCKMLEMTCEEHDKLAARSQFLTHTIGRILSEMEVEPTPIDTKGFQKLVQVKESSVRDSFDLFSGLFIHNRFARQQMKNLEVAVEKTKQKLEERSKELQDPIISKF, from the exons AtgtctccttcatcttcttcttcgtcttcccAACAAAGAACTATGCGTATAGGCATAATTGGATTTGGTCCTTTCGCACAGTTTTTGACCAAAACCATGATAAAACAAGGCCATATAATCAGGGCTACTTCTAGATCAGATTATTCAGACTTGTGCGCAAATTTGGGTATCCTATTCTTCAG GGATATGGGTGCATTTCTTGAATCAGACAATGAGGTTATTATAATTAGCACGTCGATACTGTCTCTATCACGAGTTGTAGAGTCCATACCATTCCATTGTCTCAAGCGGCCTACACTTTTCGTTGATGTACTCTCAGTTAAAGAACACCCAAAAGATGTCCTTTTGCGA ATATTGCCCGAGGAGTGCGACTTGCTGTGTACTCACCCAATGTTTGGACCACAAAGTGGAAAAGATGGATGGACTGATTTGACTTTTATGTACGACATGATTCGAATTAGAGATAAATCTCTGTGTTCCAGTTTTCTGCAAATATTCTCAAGTGAG GGGTGCAAAATGCTGGAAATGACTTGTGAAGAGCATGACAAATTGGCTGCTCGAAGTCAATTTCTGACTCACACAATTGGCAG GATCTTATCCGAAATGGAGGTTGAACCCACCCCCATAGACACGAAGGGATTTCAGAAACTTGTTCAAGTG AAGGAGAGCTCAGTTAGAGATAGTTTTGATCTATTCAGCGGGCTATTCATACACAATAGGTTTGCCAGGCAACAG ATGAAAAATTTAGAAGTAGCAGTGGAGAAAACTAAACAGAAGCTTGAAGAGAGGTCGAAGGAGCTGCAGGATCCTATCATATCTAAGTTCTAG